A window of Cryptococcus tetragattii IND107 chromosome 5, whole genome shotgun sequence genomic DNA:
GACGTGCCAGTGACAAAAGAGCAACGTTAAACATACAGGACCAGTGCCTTGAGGATCGTCATGATTGCCATGGATTGAAAAGACGGGAATGGCAATGTTAATATTTGGATCTTCGTAGTTGACAGCCGGAAAACTATTTTCGTCAGCCGCGACGGGGTCTCAGCGGGAACAACTCACGAGAACCCAGGAGTAGATCCATCCATCGGGTCACTCAAAAGCTCAAACTACAAAGATGAGCTACATGATAACGCAACTACTTTTAATTTACTTACTTCAATTGGCTTGTCACCCAGAGTGAACTCTCTTAGTAGTGCTATGGTCTGGTGCATACATGTTCGGCTCGGTCTGTTCTCATGGAACAAGTCACCtgcaaggaggatgaaatcGACTTCATGATCTTTTGCCAACTCCAATATTTCCCGAAAGGTATTGATAGAGTCTTGTCCTCGGACCGGATCTTTTTCCGCATATCCTATATGGTTGTCTGTGGCGATGAGAATACGAAAACAACTGACAGTCAAACGTTAGACTTGTGATAACGTGGATAAAATGCATAGACGTACTTCTCCAGGTCTGTAAATATCCATATCAGTGACAGAAAGCGAGGCTGGACTTCAAAGCTCACCTGGCTCGACAATACTGAGGGGCGGCTCATCTCCTGTCTCGCTACTACTCACAAACTTCAGGCTGATCTTCCATAGTTTAAAGAGAGAGTTACCTTGGCTGTGAGTCGGGCACGCGATTTGGTACCGACATTGAGATCAAAGCTGTATTCCTTTGCTcacaaggaagaaagaagcaaaagatgAATGCTGCGTTCAGCATTCTTTGACCTAACGATAAGTGTCTGTGTTCGGTGGAGGTCCGGTCAGCCGACGGAATCAAATGCGCGTCGCGTCGGTCTGCTCAACCAATATTGGCCTTCGTTAACGCGTTCGAATCGtatcttcttttgtttGCTATTGGTCTCCTTCATTAATAACTCCCACATCAACGACAATGTCCGAACAAGCAGGCCCATCTCAAATAACAGGAGATCCCCAAAGGAGAAAGTCTTATAGTCTGCGAGATGAGTTTCATGGGGCGACTCAGACACAAAAACGACACAAGGTCACCGATGTGTCTGAGATTTTCCAGAGACCGGATGCGGAGGAACAAAAACGATTGAACAAGGAATATAGAGCGCTTCAGAGTAAAGCCGATGGTGAGGGACTCATAGTTTGATTACACTATCGAACAGAGCTGATTGAGAATGGTACGATAGAGTTGAAGGCCAATTTGGCCAATGCGACCGCCCGTGACCTTGCTCAAGCACTGCAAAAGCAAGCATTGCTGTTCCAAAACGGTGAGAGATATGTGCATGACAGTTAAAAGATAGGAGTTAACTTGCCCATTCATTAGTGAAGGATACTGGTATCGGTACTTTGGATGCAAACCTCCTGCGAACGAACACTGAAAATGCCATGGGTTTGGCAAAGCGCTTCAAGATTGATGGCGTGACTTTCGATGTCGACGAGTTTCTTATCAAGTATGTCAATCGTACCGCTGTCAGACATGATGGCTGAGTATGCAAAACAGAATGAAGGGTCATTTGGGTCTTGACCGTGTGGAGCTTTTGGATGCGGAAGTTAATtctgacgaggaagaggaaggggcCGAGCGTCAAGGTAGAAGAGGTGCCCTTGGTGACTGGGAGAAGATTGGATGGATGGCAGCGAGGTATTATCGACGTATACCTGGTGTTGAGTTCTTGTGAGCCCGAGTCGCAATCCATGTTGTGTGCGGCGTCGTTAACATGGTCGCAGATATGGCCCCTTGCAAGCAGAACCAAAAGTCCGGAAAGTCGCTCAAAGACGTGCAAAGGCAGACATCCCCCTGGAAACTCGACCTATCGAAGTACAAAACCAAACTGCTTCAGCCAAATCTCGCGATGAATTCACCGCCAATGTCAAGACAGTAAGACCTAACGAAAATTGTATGTTGCATGATTGCTGAGTGTACCGCGTGGGTAGGTTATGAAGACACTTGCCCGCTTGGATCCCGATGGGGAAGGGGTTAACTTTTTCCGCCTCGTTGTTAACCCTGATGACTTCGGTCAGACTGTCGAAAATTGCTTCtacctttctttccttatCAACCAGGGACAAGCAGGTATATATGTCAAGAAGGACGGTGAAGTGATGGCCCGTGAGTATAAGTGACATATGTTGTAAAGAGTCACTTTTTAATATCTCGGATAGGCTCAACAATACATGAGGAAATAGGGGAAGGTGGCGACCAGGCTAAGAATCAGGCCGTGCTCGAGATGGATATGGAAACATGGGAGGTGAGTAATGTTGTCGTGTAATGTTACAACGGTCTAGCTGACGCTTACCCTTGTAGATCGCTAAGGAAACTTTTGAAATCACACATAGTGAAATCCCTCATCGAGATTACGCAGAAATTAGAATTCAAAGTAACTCTTGGTACTCATGATGCTTTTTCATATACCTTTTTTGGGCATAAGTGGAAGAATTCAAGCTAGCTACACTCTGTAACAATTTTGCATGTATTGTACTTATAGAAATGCACTCGGTTGATGCTGCGGTTTACAAATCAGTGTGTTCTTACAATCTAAACACCTGCACATCGCCTTGAATCCAATCCCCCTCATTCAATGCGCCTATGCTAATCCTCCCTTTGCTTGGTCTGCGATGGGATTGGCATGTATGGTGACGTTGAGCAATTTGATTTCTTGTAACGGTCTGTTCTTGGGATTGACAGGAGTCTTTTCCATGGAGTCAAGGGTCTCCAAGCCGTCAATGACCCTGCAAACTAATTAATGTTTCTGTTTCGGCTTTTACTTCGGTTTCCCTTACTCACTTGCCAAAAATTGAGTATTTCCCGTCCAAGCTTTGTTGCTTGGCATATGTTATGAAAAACTAATCGCGTATGGTCAGCACTGTCTGCGTGAAGGTCCAAGGAACGAAGATGCACCTGTGATTTGTTAGTATCAGGACCGGCATTGGCCATAGCGACCATGCCTCTATTACTGAACTGCATACATATGGCATTAGCTTACCCCATACTCATCCCATCATCCCGACTTACCCGCAGCGTCTGCCTAATCTCATCTGAAAACGGTCTTCCCCAAATACTCTGCCCACCCTTTCCTGTCCCTGTCGGATCTCCTCCTTGAATCATAAATCCTCGAATATTTCTGTGGAATAGGGTACCGTTATATTGTCCAGAGGCGCAGAGGGCCAAAAAATTCTACGGCAAGATGTTAGCTTGCGTTTACGGCTGGATGACTGAGTAACGGACTTCGGCTGTCCTTGGGACACTCTCGCAGAAGACTTCGATCTATGAGTCAAGTTAGCCATACGTAATCGAACTAGAGGTTGACTTGTACTTGACTTACCTTGATATCCCCGAGGTTGGTATGCAATGTGACGGACTAATGGCAAATACCATATGAGCTTGATCATGTTCTGTTCTTGAAATCCATAATTTACCATTCCTCCAAAGTGTAAAAATAAATCGAGATTTAGAGTACTTGGTCAAACTTGCTCAAAACCAACAAGCAGCTTCTTACTTTCTGTTCAAATAGATGTATATCCTGGATGTTTGAGTTGAAGCAGCGCACTTTCCTCTTATGCGGTCGAGCCGGCATAAATATAAGCCTGCAGAGAAACAAGCGCGACCAATGACAGCGGAGTTGAACCTGAATCTCCGTGATCACACCGGATGGTGGAAGTCTGGTGGTCGCCTTTTTTCCGGGAATACATTTATTATTTGTACGTACGCGATCCGCACGCAGAGACGGTAAGTTTGTATCTACTTGGCTACAATGCTCTATGGCGGATCGCAATATAGCTCTATGATCCCATAAGGTCGTTGCAGGTCAACTGTCGCTCCATATTCGCTCTCAAGGAGTCCTTGTTACAATCATGTTTTGGTCTTCCGTCTAGGGGTTCGACAGTTAGGACGCCGGCGCAGTCGATTCTGCTGCCAaaccttgtccttcttaTCGTATACCTTTACGAGCCTTAGGGCTGAGCTAGCTTCCCTTACCCATTTGATGAGCTTATAACCACAGATGGTGATGAGACTCGAACCAACATTTTCCATGCATAGTGTCACAGCTTTACTACTTTCCACTTCACACTATGGCCGTCCATACTTTGCAGGTGTAAAGGAGGAACCGATCTAGTGCCATTGgacagtgaagaagaatacTCAAGATGCACGAGGAGGGCCTAGAAATGAGATGTGTACCCGCAGACCAAAGCTCCGCCCCTCTATCTCTATAAATTCTCACAGACAACAGGAGAATCATCATGTCTAGAGACAATTACAATATTACTTCATACGGCTACACTCCAGCCGAACTGGATGGCATacttttcatcattttgtTCCACATTCGGGAGCGGCACATACCACGCAAACGGCGTAGTTCTAGTATTGAGTGGTACTTCCAACTCTGATAATTGGATGTGTCCGTTATCAATGTCAAGTTGTACAGTCAGATCAATCGGAGGTGGAAATGGATCTTAGTAGAAACCATTGCATGGGTGGGTAGGCATTAATTAAATCAGAATGTGCTCAGTAACTCGCCCTctaaagaagatgagaggcCAATTGCGCGcacttccatcctcacttgggaagggaaaacTCAAAATGGGAGATACGGATAACAACGAGCAGCGTGGAAACACCATCGAACAACCTTACTACCTTtgcaaagaagggaatggtCATTAATTAGTGATGATCTCCGTCAGGTAGGTTAACAAAAAGCAATGATCGATGTGGTGCAGTGCGTATTGAAAGGGGCATGCGATAGGTAAAATATTACAAATACGAGTTCCTCTTAGTCTTCTCTCTGTTGCTTTGAAGCATCATCGTGCATCGTTCTTATAAAATGATGATCTCCTATTAAACGTCGTCAGTCGGCCACTGATCATCAGCTTATCGGTCAATGGCCATTCCGATCGGCCTGACTAGCCTGGTTCTTGATGCGGACCCGGTGATCTGCTATCATTGTAAGATTGGATTagctctctcttcccttgtcCAAGGTGTCAATCATtagagaagagggaggattTGAGAAGTTAATGAGGTGTTCAACTTTTACTTCTGAGATATTGttcaaaaggaaaatgagagatgatgaaaagagaCTCGATGTTGCTTCGTTCCTATTTGCGTTTCTACTTCGTTGCCTCATGCTGCCGACTGCCGAGCAGCCGCGGTCGGTGACCGATTCCCGTAAGGGGGAGGGTATTCGTCATTCATCGTAGACCACCTCGGCGTGCGGACTTGCCGTAAAACTTCCTCCAAGTCTCAACGGCCTGTAATTCGCGAGGTGCGATACTTTCCGGTTTACGATTGGATCCAGATACGATGTGTGAAGACTGGAAGGGCATAATGACAGCTGAAAGACTGTATCAAAAAAGAATTTACAAAActcggaagaagattgtcgCTGACGAAGAAGCCTTTGCTAGGCCGAGTCGACGGGCATTTCAAGCGGGCTTCGGCCTGTTGAGACCGCCATATGTCTTTTTGTCCAGCCATTCGTTTTATTGCGGTGCTCCGCCGGttctcacctccaccatGCACTTGCCATCAGACTCTCCCCTTCATTGAGCAGCAAAGACAGCTCCCCGAGGACTTCCACAACTTGTGTTCGCCGCCAACCTAAACAACGGGTATCACAATCTCAACTCCTTGAGTGATCACCTATGTTAACTAAAAGATCATTTTGACGTTTTCAAGCAAACAGAGGGTTCCCAAGTACAGAACCACACCAAGCAACAGACAGCTTCTTTACCCCTAGGCATCCAACTTTGGGTTTTACATCTTCCCAGGTCCGCCCTTCGCAATAGAATCGTCATTGCTGCAAACATAATCAAAACAACATGCCTTCAGCGAGTGACCAATACAGCTTGACCTCGCCATACGGCTACACTCCCACAGAGTGGGTCGCCATCGTCTTCATTGTGCTCTTTTCAGTTTCGGGGGCTCTTCACCTTGTCCAAGCGACAGTATTCAAATACTGGATAGTGTTCCCTACCATTGCTGTCGGCGCTGCTCGTAAGTTTTGCTGTCCGTGCAGCGGAATATGAGGACAGTCGCTAACGGATACGTAGTTGAGATCATAGGATGGGTAGGGCGATATTGGTCTAACCAAAATATTTTGTACAACCCGCCGTTTTTAATGCAAATTATCACGTAGGTCTCTCCTCGAATGTTTTCGACAGCCCTGCTTCTCGAAGGATAGTTATTAACCAAAACGTATAGACTCATTATCGCACCCGTGTTCTTCAGTGGTATGTCGGCTAGCGTATTGCGAAGGGTTGCCTCAACAGCTGATCGTATGTCTCCTTTTAGCATGGGATTATACAGTCCTAGGTATCGCTATCCAAAACCTCGGTCGCCAATATTCTATGTTAACTCCCAAGCTAGTAAGTGTTGATACTTTCTCCTATTCTTCATTAACAGCAGATTAAGCTGACCAATTGCATAGTATGTGGCCGTGTTCGTTACTTGCgacatcatctccctcattcTTCAGGCAGTCGGAGGTGGTTGGGCCGCCTCTTCTACGTTCCCTGTCCCCAAAGCGCCTACCAACATCATGGTCGCTGgtatcatcttccagctcGTCAGCATGGTTATCTTTTCACTTCTGGCTTGCGACTTTATGTATCGAgcttggaggaagaagcctTATCAGCGCAAGCTCAGGCAACTGGTGGATGAGCCTATCAGAGAAACAGGCATTGGTGCGAATGAGGGCGAGAAATACAATGCTGAAGTTGAGAGGGATGCAATCGTTAGAGGCTGGTGGTGGGTTATGGCGGGTACGGCGATCTGTAGTCTTATGATTATCGTTCGAGGTGTGTATCGATCAGTGGAGCTTGTACAGGGTTGGAACGGATACGTCATTTCTCGCGGTATGTCAAGTCTGTCCATTGTCAACGATATCAAGCTCACTTTACGTGCAGAGGTTTTCCAGGATTGTCTGGATGGCATTCCCATGTTTATTGCTATTGCGTCCATCAATGTTTTCCACCCAGGCTTTTTCCTTCCGAAACGACGGGGATGGCGTCGAGCTTAGATCTAagtttgaaggtgaaatCTTTTTGTCCTATATCCTATCTGATCCACAAGTGCTGTGGATATTGTATTCTTAAAAACAAGTAACTGGATTGTACGATATAATAATAGAACGCGGATTTATATCTTTTAATGCAGTTAATCTGATAATAGGGGACAGTACTTCTATCAATCGTTTTTACATGTGGCATACAAATCTAGATGTGGACAATCTAATATCCGACAACGGCGCCCGCAACAGAGGGATAAGCTGCGTCTTTTAATGACggtcatcctcatcatcatccccaagCGCAAACATGACTTCTTCTCTATCGTCGGCGagttcttttccctttcctttacCTTTGCCACTATAACCCTCACCATCCCTATCATCAAACTCATACCCCTCCGCCCGCTCAATATCATCAAGTTCCAACCTCTCCGAGCCTAGTGGCATTCGCTCTGCAGTGTCACCCTCATCTCTATCATGACTCCGGCGATGTCTGCCTCTTTGCTTGAGAGCAATGCGGGAACGATATGACACGGGTTTGCGGTGGAAGTAGAAATAGAGGCCGACAATGGACACGAGGATAccaaggacgaggaaggcGAAAACGGCGTTGTACCAGGCTACCGAGGTCCATTCTCGTCAGCTTGCTTCAGTTCCTGCTTGAACAGAGTTACGCTCACCTTCCCAGTCAGTATTGCCTCCCTTGATCAAGGGGACTCCGCCCGCTTCGCCGGCATCACCAACGTGAATCATGGTGCGTTCATCGTCACCTATACGCGAGGACCATTGGGAAATCATACCAGGTAAAAGGGAGACGTCTACATCCATGAAACGCATGATCATATCGTTGGTAACGTGAGGGACGTCAAAGCCAACCATGTGCGACGAGTCAAAGATCTAACATTCTGTTAGGAGAAATCAAGCACCAAAATAATTATTTACCTTCGCATATGAGAGGCCTCGGGATGTTTCCCATGTCCCGACTTGAGTACCATTGAGATACCATTCCTGGCTGGTAGCATTCTACGCTTTTATTAGCATGACTTCACAATCACCGCCTCGAATGTCTACTCACCGTAAAACCTTTTTCACCATCCCATTCTAAACCGTTTACGATCCTTTCAATCCCCTTATAGTTACATATCAAATCTTCCGCACCAGCAAACATCAAAATTGGTACGCCTGCTTCTAGGATACTAGGAAGTAAGGCAGCTGACATGTGTGAATGTTTGAGATTGAGCTCATAAGAGACCTTGTTGTTGCATTCGACCCAGGCGGTCTCTTTGGATGAGGCGTGGAGGGCGGATATCACCTCGTCTTGCTGTGGTGAGAAACGTTAGTTAAAAACAAGGTGAATAAGAAAGTAACGCACTCGGAGGAAAGTATAGACATCGGGCAAGTCTGGTGGCCAGTTCATACCACAGGCAGGGAAATCGTCGACTAGTCGGACATCGTACACATTCATACAGACTTTTTTCCCGTTCAACCTGTAGCGCCTTGTCAATTTTATACGCAATGGAAAGCAAGGCAATGTACGCACTCTTGGGTAAAAGGCCGCGTGACAGAGTCCATGACTTCCCCACAGTGATCGATATTTACGGGCGTTGTAAATGGATCCGTGTActtgtccatctcttcctggCACCGTTTTAACgcagcttccatctcctcagcTTCCTGATTAGTTAACATTTGATCAGCTCGCTCCTTATGTAGGTCAACAAAAGCTGCACTCACCGGAGTCCCCGAGTCTATCAATCCTTTCTCATAAGCAAACTCAACGTATCCCGGATATTGCTCTTTAGGATCGATCCATCCGTTACCGATGGCGATACCTTTTAGAGGAAAGTTTGGAAGTTCAGTAGAGTTGATCAACGCGTcggcgaagaaggggatgTATTGCCCAGCAAAGGACTCCCCCGCGAGATAGGTGTCGACGCCTTTCAGCTCTGGAAAAACGGTATAGAAATTCCGCAAAAACTCGATAAAGTGTGCCGCGAGCTAAAGATTGGTTGATATCAGTATTTCAACCGTGCCCTCCGTGATGAAGGCTCCTACTAACCTCATCGAAATCATGCAGATATCCGTTTGTTGCCGCATAAGAGTATCCAGTGCCAGGTGGTTGATCCACAAAGACGACAGTCGCAAACTCCTCCCATCCACCTTCTACGAGTCTGGCTTCAACCATGCCAGTTGTCGTTTCACTAGCTGGAACGGTTCGGAATGGACCAACTTCCATGAGGGAGCCATCGAAAGAGGAGCAGCCAGGACCTCCGTTGAACCAGAAGATCACACGTTCTTTACCGGCGTTACGTCGTGCTTTAGCCATTAAAAAGCTAAGGTGTGGATTGAATACGAAATCCTCCATGCGTTCCACGGCCACTTTGGGAGCATTATTGTAGACTTACTAGAGTTTGGCATCTTTCCCAGTCTCGccttcacctccacctttgCCCTCTCCTGGGTATGAAGGAAGCATACCAGCATAGATATTCAACGGATGCGTTGGGTGAGTGGCCATATCAGGGAGTCCTGGCAGTGAAGGCACATAGAGATCGGCAGCTGACGGCAGTTCTACAACGTTGATGAGCTACTGGTGCAATGTTTGGATTGAGTATGTTACTAACCTGTCGCACGCCGTTGAGGTCCACGTCCTGCAGGCCACGTCAGCTCTGTGTTTAGCAGGAAATCTCATATTATACAGAAAGGCCGAAACATACTCCTGCTTCCATGCTGAGATTGCGAAGAGCTTGGCTCTTGCTCATCACTGTCTCTAGTCTcaagaggtgaagatgtcGAGGACAGCGATCTCACGCGTGCGCGAGCATCATTTCCTGACATCTTGGAGCGGAACACAGGAATCGAACGGTGTTGAACTGATTGCTGGTAGTATACAAGAAGAAATAGGTTAAAAAAGATATATACAGTTACGGCTGGTACTGCTGAGGTTTCAAAGTGTGATGCTGGAGGATCAGGATGAACCGGCTGAACGCGAACATGGTCCAGGAACGAAGGTCGTGCCAGAGATCACTTGATAGTAGTCATGAACGCACTGAGATCGGGACACGTTTGCATGCCCCCTGCATGGCCACCTTGCATGAAAGCGTTCCTACATGTTCCTTCCCCCAACCTTAATTAATTACTGTACATGCCCTTGTATATATGTCTCTTTTCCACGTCTTCCTAA
This region includes:
- a CDS encoding peptidyl-prolyl cis-trans isomerase-like 3, which encodes MSVTLHTNLGDIKIEVFCESVPRTAENFLALCASGQYNGTLFHRNIRGFMIQGGDPTGTGKGGQSIWGRPFSDEIRQTLRFSNRGMVAMANAGPDTNKSQFFITYAKQQSLDGKYSIFGKVIDGLETLDSMEKTPVNPKNRPLQEIKLLNVTIHANPIADQAKGGLA
- a CDS encoding pheromone-processing carboxypeptidase KEX1; amino-acid sequence: MSGNDARARVRSLSSTSSPLETRDSDEQEPSSSQSQHGSRRRGPQRRATELPSAADLYVPSLPGLPDMATHPTHPLNIYAGMLPSYPGEGKGGGEGETGKDAKLYFLMAKARRNAGKERVIFWFNGGPGCSSFDGSLMEVGPFRTVPASETTTGMVEARLVEGGWEEFATVVFVDQPPGTGYSYAATNGYLHDFDELAAHFIEFLRNFYTVFPELKGVDTYLAGESFAGQYIPFFADALINSTELPNFPLKGIAIGNGWIDPKEQYPGYVEFAYEKGLIDSGTPEAEEMEAALKRCQEEMDKYTDPFTTPVNIDHCGEVMDSVTRPFTQELNGKKVCMNVYDVRLVDDFPACGMNWPPDLPDVYTFLRQDEVISALHASSKETAWVECNNKVSYELNLKHSHMSAALLPSILEAGVPILMFAGAEDLICNYKGIERIVNGLEWDGEKGFTNATSQEWYLNGTQVGTWETSRGLSYAKIFDSSHMVGFDVPHVTNDMIMRFMDVDVSLLPGMISQWSSRIGDDERTMIHVGDAGEAGGVPLIKGGNTDWEAWYNAVFAFLVLGILVSIVGLYFYFHRKPVSYRSRIALKQRGRHRRSHDRDEGDTAERMPLGSERLELDDIERAEGYEFDDRDGEGYSGKGKGKGKELADDREEVMFALGDDDEDDRH